The proteins below come from a single Spirochaetota bacterium genomic window:
- a CDS encoding right-handed parallel beta-helix repeat-containing protein produces the protein MKNSIKSCAVPIMSIFLCWSGFAKEIVDIQKLVNDAISNKTQRITLPAGRLYPASDYVMIEKANGLIIEGAGADTVIVARTLRSTFSIFRSTNVAIRDLCIDYDPLPFTQATITAISADRTEFDYEVHAGYPAMEGAYSTTQIYLFDKNTRAWKRDVPDLYFRKNEILSPTRGKLRSLTKHWMDHSGIVVGDYFIFTTRKSHAIQIYNSTSVRVEDVIVYTAPSAAVLCRYMDGDNYFRFTIKRGPLPNGAREERLISTGADGFNYGVGRKGPVLERCDFSFMGDDSVNFHGHAHPVIDYDGGRTVWIASRWDGDMESTIALFRTGDTARLLTYGSFAMLGDVPIASMTIEDAKKDLIKDAVVTEWRFPKDAKGVTVCRVELARPPAYAPKFGDAFTMPALDAPNWAIRDCRFTEHRGIGIRMQSPHGIIERSVLENIKMAAIQIAPQISFWAEANWVNDVIIRNNTIRDCGYDPVMWSPIDRVGYGAIAVTTMTPRPADNELMRLPQLPLNRNIVIASNRIDGCSVAGIFINAANGVRISGNSIQRVNQKDGSRAGTNYALCSTHAITILNSSNVSAVGNRIGAPGDLAQGEMKDYGDYSRRLVRERYGE, from the coding sequence ATGAAGAACAGCATCAAGTCATGCGCAGTCCCCATCATGTCGATATTCCTTTGTTGGAGCGGGTTCGCAAAAGAGATTGTCGATATACAGAAATTGGTGAATGATGCCATTTCCAATAAAACGCAGCGCATCACGCTTCCCGCCGGGCGATTGTATCCCGCGAGCGATTACGTTATGATAGAGAAGGCGAACGGCCTTATCATCGAAGGCGCCGGGGCGGATACGGTTATCGTTGCAAGGACGCTCCGTTCGACGTTCAGCATATTTCGAAGTACCAATGTCGCCATTCGGGATCTCTGCATAGACTACGATCCCCTGCCGTTCACACAGGCGACTATCACGGCGATATCTGCTGATCGCACGGAATTCGATTATGAGGTCCATGCCGGGTATCCCGCCATGGAAGGTGCGTACAGTACGACGCAGATATATCTCTTTGACAAGAACACACGCGCGTGGAAACGCGATGTGCCCGATCTCTATTTCAGGAAGAACGAAATATTATCCCCGACGCGGGGGAAACTGCGCTCGCTCACAAAGCACTGGATGGACCACAGCGGCATTGTCGTCGGCGACTACTTTATTTTTACCACGAGAAAATCGCATGCGATACAGATCTATAACAGCACATCGGTACGCGTTGAGGACGTTATCGTGTATACGGCGCCTTCCGCCGCGGTGCTCTGCCGCTATATGGACGGCGATAATTATTTTCGGTTCACGATCAAGCGCGGACCGCTGCCGAACGGTGCCCGCGAAGAGAGGCTTATCTCCACGGGGGCCGACGGTTTCAATTACGGCGTCGGGCGGAAGGGCCCCGTTCTCGAGCGCTGCGATTTCTCCTTCATGGGCGATGATTCGGTCAATTTTCACGGACACGCCCACCCCGTCATCGACTATGACGGCGGGAGAACGGTATGGATAGCGAGCCGCTGGGATGGCGATATGGAATCGACAATAGCGCTCTTTCGCACGGGCGACACGGCACGGCTCTTGACCTACGGATCGTTCGCCATGCTCGGGGATGTTCCCATAGCGAGCATGACCATCGAGGATGCGAAGAAAGACCTGATAAAGGATGCCGTGGTCACCGAATGGCGTTTTCCGAAGGATGCCAAGGGCGTTACCGTATGCCGCGTGGAACTCGCCCGGCCGCCGGCATATGCGCCGAAGTTCGGAGATGCGTTCACCATGCCCGCACTCGATGCGCCGAACTGGGCGATACGCGACTGCCGCTTCACGGAGCATCGCGGCATCGGCATACGCATGCAGTCGCCGCACGGCATCATCGAAAGGAGTGTCCTTGAGAACATTAAAATGGCTGCGATACAGATAGCACCGCAGATCAGTTTCTGGGCGGAGGCGAATTGGGTGAACGATGTCATCATCAGGAACAATACCATCCGCGATTGCGGATACGATCCGGTGATGTGGAGCCCGATAGACCGTGTGGGCTACGGCGCCATCGCGGTCACGACCATGACGCCGCGCCCGGCGGATAACGAGCTTATGCGCTTGCCGCAGCTTCCGCTTAACAGGAACATCGTCATCGCGAGCAACCGCATCGACGGGTGTTCGGTCGCGGGGATCTTCATCAATGCCGCGAACGGCGTACGCATTTCAGGGAACAGCATACAGCGTGTGAATCAGAAGGACGGCTCCCGCGCCGGGACGAACTATGCGCTCTGCTCCACGCATGCGATCACCATACTCAATTCATCCAATGTAAGCGCTGTCGGGAATCGTATCGGCGCACCGGGCGATCTCGCGCAGGGCGAGATGAAGGATTACGGCGACTATTCGAGACGGCT